The genomic DNA CGGCAACTACCCGTCCCCCGTCATCGCCGCCCCCACCGCACCCGGCATCCGCACCGGCAGCACCAGCCGCCGTTCGTGCCGGGCGCGCAGCAACCGGCGCACCATGTCGACGAGTTGCTCGACGCGCGGTCCGGCGAGATCCGGGGCCATGCCCTGGGCCGGGGCCAGCGCGAGCCGCACCAGGTGCCGGGCGACCTCACGTGCCGCGACCGGCTGGGTCCGCATCCGCGGCACCACCGCGAGCGGCCCCGGCACCCGGTCGAGGGTCTGCCCCGCGAACTCGTGGAACTGAGTCGCGCGCAGCACCGTCCACGGCAGCGGGCCCTCCTTCACCACGTCCTCCTGGCGGAGTTTGCCCTGGTAGTAGCCGAGGCCGACCCGGTCGATGCCGACGATCGACAGCACCACGTGATGCCGTACGCCGGCCCGCTCGCCCGCGTCCAGCAGATGGCGGCCGACGGTGTCGAAGAACGCGACCGCCTTCCGCGCGCTCGTGGTGGTCACGTTGCTCACGTCGACGACCGCGTCCACACCGTCGAGCGCGGCATCGAGCCCCGCCCCGCCGGTGAGGAGATCCACGCCCCGCGACCGGCTCAGCACCACCGCTTCCTGCCCGGCCGCGGCCAGCTCCTCGACCACGTACCGCCCGACCACCCCGGTACCGCCCGCCACCGCCACCCGCATGCCGACCCTCTCCTTCACCGGGAGTCACCCCGCTCCGCGGAACGGACGGACCCCGCCACCGGTACCAGCAGCACCGCCGCCAGCAGCACCAACGCGGCCAGGAACACCACGTTCAGCACCTGGTCCCGCGTCCCGTACATGTCGAGGTGCTGCACGTGATAGCTGAAGTGCAGCACGTTGAAGACCAGCCACACCGCGCCTGTCGTCTGGACCAGCCTGGTGTTCCGCACCTGACGCAGCGCGATCAGCGTCAGACAGGCCAGCGCGAGGAACATCGCCCCCGCGTCCTTGGCGAGATGCTCGTTGTAGGGACCGAGCCGGGGCAACCACGTCAGCCCGAGCCCGGGGAAGCTCGCGTACCACCCCGTCGGCGAGAAATAGGCCCACAGACCTGTGTACAGACTGACCACGGCCAGCAGGCCGAGGCTGAGGTACCGGATTCTTGTGTTCATACCGGTACGACGACACAGCCCCCGCGAATGTCAGGCGGGTCAGATGTCAGGCCGGGCGTCGCACCGGCGATCCGGTTGCCTCACGCACCATGAACACATCCACCGGATCCTCGGCCCCGCCGACCTCATCGCCCTCGACGACGAACCCGTACCGCTCGTACAACCGCCGGGCCGGAGACCCCCGCAGCACATTCAGCCGTACGACGGGAACGCCGTCCCGTTCGCACCGCTCCAGCAGCTCCCGCAGCACACCGGAACCGATCCCAGCGCCCTGCAGCCGCGCGTCGAGATAGAAGTGCTCCAGCCAGTGACACCCGGCATCCGCGTCCGGCCGTAGCGCCACGCACCCGGCGAACGCGCCGCCCACCTCGATCACCCAGGTGCACTCCGGCTCGAACCCGTCCCGCAGCCGCTGCCGCACGCGCCGGGCGTCGTAGCGGCCGAGCCGTTCCAGATCGGCGCGCAGCACCTCCGCGCGCAGCTCGGCCACCGCCTCGACGTCGGCCGCCGACGCGGGCCGTATCTCCCAGTCCGCCATGATCAGCACGCTACCGTGCGCTGCCGCGCGCCCTTCTCCCCCACGGAATTCGATGGCACCCCGCCGCCCGCCGCTGCTGAAATAACCCGATGCACGACGACAACGACACGTCGGTGGTCATCGACCGCGGGCAGTACGAGAACTCCAAGACCCCCTGGGATCAGGAGAGTTGGCGCGGCGCGCTGCTCAACTGGGCCGACCGCGAACTCGCCGCGCGGGGACTGCGCGCGACAGGCCGACGGGGTGTGCGACTGCGCCCCTGGTCCGTGCTGGTCCGCATCCC from Streptomyces sp. NBC_01478 includes the following:
- a CDS encoding SDR family oxidoreductase, encoding MKERVGMRVAVAGGTGVVGRYVVEELAAAGQEAVVLSRSRGVDLLTGGAGLDAALDGVDAVVDVSNVTTTSARKAVAFFDTVGRHLLDAGERAGVRHHVVLSIVGIDRVGLGYYQGKLRQEDVVKEGPLPWTVLRATQFHEFAGQTLDRVPGPLAVVPRMRTQPVAAREVARHLVRLALAPAQGMAPDLAGPRVEQLVDMVRRLLRARHERRLVLPVRMPGAVGAAMTGDG
- a CDS encoding GNAT family N-acetyltransferase, with amino-acid sequence MADWEIRPASAADVEAVAELRAEVLRADLERLGRYDARRVRQRLRDGFEPECTWVIEVGGAFAGCVALRPDADAGCHWLEHFYLDARLQGAGIGSGVLRELLERCERDGVPVVRLNVLRGSPARRLYERYGFVVEGDEVGGAEDPVDVFMVREATGSPVRRPA